DNA from Balaenoptera musculus isolate JJ_BM4_2016_0621 chromosome 4, mBalMus1.pri.v3, whole genome shotgun sequence:
GGGCAGGAGGTACAGAAAGAGGATGGTGTAGAGGGCATAAAGAGTATAAATTACTCAGTTTTCTTAAAGAGCTTTCACCAAACAGGCAAGATAAGATCAGGAAAAACGCAAAAAATGCTGTATAtaattaatgatgaaaattctgataGTCCAAGAGCTGTAAAAGCAGATGGTGatgaagagaaatgtaaataacttGGAAGGAAAGGCCTCTTAGAGAAGGCAAGGCTTTAAACTTTTGAGAGAACTTGAAGGATGAAGGAGACAAAAATGGAGGTAAAgttacagagaaaggaagaagaataaatataGGACTAGGAAGGAGAATAGCATGCCTGGGTTTGAGGATTACTTTTAAGGAGTAGAGGGAAAATCAGTCAATTTATGGAATGAGCCTTAAATTTTAAGCACAGGAAATTAGATTTGGTGTGGTAAGAACTAAGAAGACACTATAGACTATAGAGAagagttttaagtttttaaaaaacctgtcaACTTAGAATTCTTCACCCAGGAAAAATACCTTTTGAAACAAAGGTAAAATTAAGACTTTTCtgacatacaaaagctgaaagaattcatcgcTAGTAAACTTTTTGCTCTGAGAAATATTAAAGTCttttaagcagaaggaaaatgacaccaGATGAAAGTATGGATCCATGCAAAGGAATGAGAAGCAACAGAAATAGTAATTACATAAGTGGAAAGACtttctatattattatttaaatgtgtttaaaagatAACAGactgtttaaagaaaaactgatagCAGTATATGGTCTGTAACATATGTAGAAGTGAAATATATGATAACAGTGTCACAAAGGCCAGGAAGGGAGATATGGAAGTATACCACTgtgaagttcttttttttgttatgcACATAAAGCATGTAGTTTAATCTTCACCAAATCCAATAAAGGGGATACTGCGAGTGGAGCTATTTTTTTCtgcaggaggaaactgaggtcagaaGGGATGTCAGTGGCCAAGACCACACAGAGGGCAAATACCACGCAAGGGGGTTCTGGTCACaacctgggtggggtgggggcggggcggtgtctgtgtgtatattgCAACCCCTTCCCAGTAGATGGCAGTACAGCAGAAGAGGTCCCTGGCGTCAGCATGGAAATCAAGGGTGTTGGGAGAGGGACGCCTTTTTTCTGATTCACACCCAGGGCCACTATGGGTTAAGAGTGGTCCTGATGGAAGAGGTGGCCAGGCTTTGAACCAGGACCAGCTACTTCTAGAGCTGGACTAGCTTCCCAAACACACTGCAGGAGCCCCGTGGGGGAAGGTTGTTGTTCTGCCATGAACACCCACCCGCCGTatctggggggaggtggggagggggtcacTTCTGCACATGGCGACAGTCGTACTTGCTGCGCACATCAGTGAACTTGACGCCGGGCAGGTCCTGCCTGCAGCCGCCCTGAACGAGCACAGCGTGGTGCTCCTGTAGGCTGTGGACCTCCCCGGGAATGAAGCAGACGGCCTCCCGACCAGTGCTGAGCCGCACGCGGTTGCATTTGCGGTTGGCCGAGTTGGGCTTCTTAGGCTTGCAGATGAACGTGCGCAGGACCACGCCCTTCAGCTGCTGCCGGCCAGCCGAGGGGCCCACTTTTGCAGGCGGATGCTTTGGAGGCCCCCGGCGGTGCATCTGGTTCAGGGTGGCCGTGGGATGCGTGACCCAAGGTAGGGAGGCCGGGGCTAGGCCATGATTTAGGGGTGTGCTGAGGCCACGGAGAAGGCTGGACCAGGAGGACATCCCACTGCTTGCAACGTCCCAACCCTAGCTGCGTCCACAGACACGTGGAATCCGGCCTCTCTCTGTTGTGAAGTTCTTATATTATACATGCAGTGGTATATCATTTAGGCAAATTGTGATAAGTTAAACATGTATACTTTGAACCTAAAGcaaccctacacacacacacacacacacacacacacacacacgctcacacgcAACAAAGAATCATAACTAAGCCAGTGaaagagataaaatgaaataataaaaaatacttaatccaaaagaagtcagaaaaagcAATAAAGGGGAACAAAGAACgtatggaaaaatagaaaacaataagatgGTAGATTTGCACTCAACTATACCTATAATCACATTAATGATTGATGATCAAAgtactccaatttaaaaattggattttaaaaaagagcaagacccaaatatatgctgcttagaagaaacctactttaaatataaaaacacaaataggcCAAAGCTGAAGGGTGGGAAAAGGTATACTATGCAAGCATTAATCACAAATATTAGTGTAGATTTTAGAGCAAAGGATATTATCAAGGATAAAGAGGtccatttaataaatgataaaggACTCAATTCATTCAAAGGACATAGAATTCTAAATGGTTTCAGGCCTAATAACAGAGCTGCaaattacatgaagaaaaactgataagtctgtgaagaaaaatagacaaacccACAATTATAGATGGAGTTCTCAACACACCACTCAATAATttatagacagaaaatcaataacaaTATATTGATTTGCATAGCAAATCAATAACACTTGAATAACACTATCAGCCAAATTgatctaattaaaaattatagacTATTCCACccagaaacaacaaaatacacattttttcaactGCACATTAAGGATTCACCAAAAGTAAATCATATTCAGGGCAAAAAACAAGTTTTATTAAACTTGGAAGGATTCATGTTATACAAAATATGTTGTGTAGCCATGATGGAGTTAAATTAgaatcaataatagaaagatatctgaaaaaatacttcaaaatagcccagaagtcaaagaagaaatgttttaaaaaacagaaaatactttaaactgaatgaaaatgtgggatacagctaaagcaatACTTAGGGGGAAATTATAGCAGCAATGgccatatttgaaaagaaaaaagggaacaaaTTAATACCTTCAATTTCTAcattaagaaaagtaaattaaactcaaattaaggacttccctggtggcacagtggttaagaatccgcctgccaatgcaggggacactggtttgatccctggtccaggaagatcccacatgccacggagcaactaaacccatgcaccataaccactgagcctgcgctctggagccggcgagccataactactaagcccgcatgctacaactactgaagcccacgcacctagagcctgtgctccacaacaagagaagccaccgcagtgagaagcccgcacactgcaacgaagagtagcccctgcttgccgcgactagagaaagcccttgcacagcaacaaagacccaacacagccaaaaaaaaaaaaaaaaaacccacacacatacacacacacaccaccaaaaaaaaccaaaaaacaaacaaaaaaacgaaacaaacaaaaaactcaaattaagcagaagaaaggaaatgatcaaAGCCAAAATCAGTAAAATCCAGAAagaataatagagaaaattaatgaaatcaaaACCTCGTTCTTtatgaagatcaataaaactgataaatctcTAGCAAATCTGATCAGTCTGACTGgtcagaaaaaacaaagacatagaTTACCAATACCAGAAATGAGAAAGGCAACATCACTACATATCCTACACATActtaaaggatattaaaggatacaaaaaggataataaaagaatgTTATGAACAACGTTATGCCAATAAACTTAActtagatgaaaaggaaaaaaataattgaaagtctACCAACCCTCACTCAAGGAGTTGATAACTGGAATAGCCCAATATCTATTAAAATCTTGAGTTTATAGTTAGAAACCTTCCTGTAAAAGGAATTCTCCCAAACATTGAAGGAAGAAATGTCACCAACCCTAAACAAAGtctttgagaaaattgaaaagaaaaaaatacttcccAACTTATTCTATGATTTCAGCACTACcctaaaaacaaaatctgaaaagaCACTTCAGGAAAGCTACATactaatatccctcatgaacataatGCAAAATTTCTATGCAATCTGAAGTCCTAACCTATGTCTTTGGTGATTATAAAGTGATTGCTCCCAATGTTCTCATTTTTATAGTTACAACTGGTTTATATAACAATTAgcttcatttctgcttttataatttgtataaGGACACATTTCCCAGGTTTGAAGccatttttgttaactttttaatgAAGTTTAATGAACATATAGAGAAGTGACTCTTTATAGAGCCCAGCTCAATGAGCTTTCATACACTAGACATACCTGTTTAACCAGATCCAGATTTAAAACAACAGATTTAACTCAAGCAATTGTATAGGCTTGGTAAACTCAAAATCTCCAAGATAGGGATTCAGGCTAGAGACCAAGAGAAGAGTTGCagcttgagtccaaaggcagtctgctggcagaatcgCCTCTTGCTTGgtaggggtgaggtggggtggttTCAGTCcctgaaattttaaatgacacataagaCCAGTtgatttaatagatatatacagtgCGTTCCATctaaaagtagcagaatacacattattttcaagtgcacatggaacattctccaggatagataacatggtaggccacaaagcaagtctcaacaaatttaagaagataaaaattgtaTCAAGCACTTTAAGatcacaacagtatgaaactagaaatcaattacaggaagaaaaatgggtaaaacaCAAATATAAGGAGACTAAAGAACACACTACAAAAAAACCAgtagatcaatgaagaaatcaaaggagaaatcagaaaataccttgataCACATTAAAgtaaaagcacaactttccaaaatgtatgggacacagcaaaagcagttctaagagataAGTTTATAGAGATACAGGCctaacaaagaaagagaaacatgctcaaataaacaactgaatctaccatctaaaggaactagaagaagaagaacaaaccaagcccaaagtcagcaaaataataaagatcagagtggaaacaAAATagcaacccccccaaaaaaaccccaaaaacaaaacaaaacaaaagaccaatgaaaccaagagctggtttcttgaaaagatgaataaaattgataaggttttatccaaactcatcaagaaaaaaagagggtccaaatcagtaaaatcagaattgaaaaaggagaaataacaacagatatcacagaaatacaaacaataatAAGAGAATACTCTGAAcatttatatgccaacaaattgggcaacctagaagaaacggataaattcctagaaaaaaaagtgatcttccaagactgaatcaggaagaactatataatctgaacagactgatgactagtattgaaattgaatcagtaatcaaaaaactcccaacaaacaaagttccaggactggatggcttcacaggggaattctaccaaacacatgAAGAAAGTTAATACCTAACCTTCTCAAaccattccaaaaaattgaagaggacgaaacacttccaaattcattctatgaggccaccattacactgataccaaaaccaaagacactatcaaagaaaaacaaaaaaaattacaggcgaATAtacctgatgaacatagatgcaaaaatcctcaacaaagtattagtaaactgaattcagtaatacactaaaaggatcatacactgtgatcaagtgggatttatcccagggatgcaaggatagttcagtatctacaaatcaatcaatgtgatacaccacattaacaaaacaaaggataaaaatcacatgatcatctcaatagatacagaaaacatctgacaaaattcaacatccagtcATGTTcaaaactctcaataaatttaaCATAGAGAGAACCTAtctctacataataaaggccatttatgacaaacccacagttaacatcatacttaatgatgaaaagctgaaaacttttcctctaagatcaggaacaagacaaagatgcccactcgcaccatttctatttaacatagtattggaagtcctagccaaatcaatcagagaagaaagagaaataaacgtcatcaaaattgtaagaaaaaaagtaaaaccgtcactatttgcagatgtcctgatactatatatagaaaactcttaAGGTCTCCACAAAGAaacaattagaactaataagtgaattagTAAAGTTataggatacaatattaatatacagaattCTGCTGCTcttctgtacactaataatgaactatcagaaagaaaaagcaagaaaacaatcccattcacaatctcatcaaaatgaataaaatagctaggaataaacttaaccaaggacatgaaagacctatactctgtaaactataaaacattgatgagggaaattgaaaatgatacaaacgaatggaaagatagcccatgTTCATGAtgggaagaatattgttaaaatgtccatactaccaaaAGCTATCTACAGACTTAATGCAATCCTTGtcaaaatactcatgacattttccacagaattagaacaactaattctaaaatttgtatggaactaccaaagaccctaaatagccaaagcaatcttgagaaaaaagaacaaagctggaggtatcatgctccctggcttcagactatactacaaagctacagtaatcaaagcagtaagGTACTGCACAAAAATAGACACttatcagtggaacaggataaagagcaccagaaataaacccattcacatatgctcaactaatctatgacaaaggtggcaagaatatacaatggggaaaagataatatcttcaaaaagtggtgttgggaaaactgaagagctaaatataaaagaatgaaattagaatattttctcataccatatacaaaaataaactcaaaatgaattaaagacctaaatgtaagactggaaaccataaatctcctagaagagaacaggcagtatgctctttaACATAGGTCTTAGCCATATATCTTTGAGTCTGCCTTTTCAGGCaagggaagcaaaagcaaaaataagcaaatgggacctaatcaaacttaaaatcttttgcacagcaaaggaaaccatcagcaaaacaaaaagacaacctactgagcaggagaagatatttgcaaaggataTGTCTGATCAGGGGCTAACattgaaaatacataaggaacacATGCAACTCAGCAtccaaaagacaaataacccaattaaaaaataggcagaagacctgaataggcatttctccaaagaagatccagatggccaataggcacatgaaaaaatgttcagcatcactaatcatcagggaaaagaaagtcaaagccacaataagatatcacctcacagctggcagaatggctattgtcaaaaagacaacaaaagataagtgttggtggggatgtggagaaagggaacccttgtgcacaattggtgggaatgtaaattggtgcagccactgtggaaaacagtatggaggttccttaaaaaattaaaaacagaactgtcatgcaatccagcaattccactcctgggtatatatccaaagaaagtgAAACCACTTagttgaaaagatatatgcacaccagtgttcatagccgcattatttgcagtagccaagatatggaagcaacctaagtgtccatcaacagatgaatggataaagaagatgtggtatatatatgattggacctggagagtattacgctcagtgaaataagtcaaacagagaagacaaatactatatgttttcacttatatgtggaatctaaaaaataaacaaatgaatataagaaaacagaaaccgacttacagatacagagaacatactagggtggttaccagtggagagtgGGGTGGATGTAGGGAGAAGAcaggtgaagggaattaagaggtacaaattactataaatatgtaaaataaggtacaaggatgtaatgtacagcacagggaatatagccaattatTTTATactaactttaaatggagtataatctatacaaatattgaatcactatgttgtgctcctgaaactaatataatattgtaaatcaactatgtttcaattaaaaataaaacataaaaacaaaaaacaccttcacagaaatatCTGGAAgagtgtttgaccaaatatctggcaCCTTGACCCTGCCAAGCCGACAAGTAAAATTCACCATCACAGGGTGGAACTCATCCTTCTGGTAGGAAGGCTCCCACACTCTGCCACATTGACCAAGTGAGGGCTCCTGGGCCAATCCAAGTTATAAAAACTAATAAAGCATTATGtcttaattttatagatttaaatacgtttcataatatgtatataaatatacatttcaaaaaattttagttctttgaagttccaatttttaggaaaaaaatttttatttgaggtacaattgatatataacattgtattagctTCAGTCATACAACATAATggtttgatatatgtgtatactgtgaaatgattaccacagtaagtttatttttacatccatcaccacacgtagatacaaatatttttttctagtgatgaaaatgtttaacatttactCTCAGCCACTTTCAAACATACAgtacattattgttaactatagtcatcatgctatacattacatcccctggacttatttataactggaagtttgtaccttttgatcaccaaatgtttttaaatacaaattaaagttgTAATTTTACCTTCCAGCCAGAATGGGttgtcttttaatatattatggtggtggtttttttcctaaataatgcaagggtttttaaaaagcactactGGTATAAGTGAAAAAGGTGTGTCTTAGTTTAAACAATTtggtaaaagaaaatctttggtATTGATTTATGTCATCATTTCCAATACTggttttctattcatttattttattcatctttacttGACCATTACCTACACTTTACTTTCAAGTTTCTTAGAACCCAACCGTTTAGTCAAACGATGATTTGGAAAGAAATTTAACTCATGGGAAACTAAATTCTCTATAAAATATAACTGCATCCTTTTATGACATGTAAATTCCCTGTTGTTTAAGTATTTTTTGcattgtatttcttaaataaaggtCTTCAGAGAAGTCTAAGATTCATTCATATTTGGCCAGTGGATATCTTTATGCTCTGTATTTTGAGTAAGGAAGAATCTATTTAAATTCTCTAACAAGAGGAAATGCATCTACTTCAGACAATTGAGTTTTAACAGactcagtttcatttttattaggaTTTCACTCTGAGAAATAGCTGATGACATTATTTGCTTTGTCCTCCTTGGAGATTCAGTTTCACCTTTGTATATACAATAGTGGGGAAACGCTGTAGCCTGGACAGTTTTGGTTTACATTTGGCCTCCTAGAATTTCATTGTAATAGTTTTGTTTGGCATCCAAATTCTATGTAAGTCCCAGTTTATATTCCCCTTCAACTGAATAATTACTAGTCATCACATTTCCATAGTCCCTGtcaacattttttcctttcagtggtACAGGAAAGTGGTACTGGAAATTTTTGTTCTGATTGTGTTTGTTTGCCAAGGGCATTTATTACCCAGACTCGATAAAGGGTCTGATTGGGCCACATTTTCTTCAGCTGGTTCTACTCACACTCAAGACCTTGACTGGCTCAGTGGGTTGGTTTGTTTAAATTCAGAGTTGTCTTTTTCCCCCATTACATGCTTTCATGATCTGGAAAGTTTTagggaattatttttttaatcaactgcGGGATCTTTTGTAAACTAGAAATGTAGCCAAAATAACTTTACTTGTTGAAAAGCAGCATAGCATAAGTTAACAGCTCAAACTTTGGACACTTGAGCCACACGTATAGGTTTGAGTGCTGGCCCCGAGACTTACTAACCTCTCCGTGCCCTGATGCCTAGtcttacaaatggggaaacacCTTACACACAGTAAGTGCTGAGTGTTTGTTATGGAGTGCTAGATATACTCTGTCTTTGGAGTAAGTAGTTCAATAAATTAAATCACTTAGATATTTAGTAAACTCTGTAGTAGGCTAGTTGAATTAATCAATGAAATGCTAGTCTCCATGCAGATGCTCCTTTAAATTCAATTAATATAATTTAGATGCATTAAACAACCTTAGTGCTTCTCCTAGGAATACATATTAATCATGAACCCACATGTTTCTAAATTATTCCAGTAAAATGATAGCTCTCTCTTAAAAGTCTTTAAATCCATATTACCATATTTCATCTATTTAAAGACACTTTTTTTCACGTTTTAACCTCTCTTAGGATACATTTTACAATCTGAGATTGTAAATCACAATCACAGTCAGTCAGGCCTTGCCCAAACATTCTATAGCTCAGTCCTTTCCTAGCTTTCAAATTCCCATCATTGAGTTAAATGCCTGGTTAATACTATATGTGTTGAGTTTAATTGCCATAATAAACATCTATTAAAAGATTACTGTGTACCTCAGCATTAAAACAAAGAAGTTATTGTGTCTGCAGGAAGGCATGGAAACAGAGCACTTGGGTATATATTTGATACTGAAGAAGCAGATATTCATCTTTGAAGGGATAGTCACAGTTCCATGTTTTCATGCATCAAGTTCTTTATAGGATCTAAGAAAGactaaaaaaagtataaaaatattataatatagttTGTTCCTGAAATACATGCAACTGTCCATAGACACCTTCTAGTAAGGTCGGTAGTTTGTGGGGGAAAACCTGCAAATTATATtggagaaatctttaaaaaaatctttgtgttgGGCAGTACTGTATTGGGCAATACTATGTGGAAAACCACAATATTCCACAGTATTGTGTGGAAAACACAGACATCAACAAGAAATATTAGACTGAGAACATGAAGAAGTTTAAGAAATACCTTCATTAATTTAGtgtattaatattttcctttttatacttaagaaaagaaatctgtgatttttaaaaattgttacaagTCAAAAAGAGctctttcagtaaatattaaaaatctaagTGATATATAGACAAGGCATATATCTTAATTGGCAGcattgctttcttcttttctgatatataaaataatagcaCAGATTAAATTGATGGGATcttatatttgatgaaatataatAAGCATCAGTAACAGTTTCAAACAGTACTTCTCAAACTATCTGTGGTAAAGGGCCtagttgttttaatttctaatccatcataaatagatattttgtaaagtataagaaaaatgagattaaaagaacaaaaatataagcTCATTCTTTACATTGTTAGATACAACAAAtgtaaaattactttttcaaattGCTCTAAACATTTCCCAGTGCTGACTCTCACATTCGAACTTATCTTACCCCAGACCAGTAACATTTTGCAGACAAGCCCAGTtcgaggaccacactttgagcatTACTGATCTTTGTCGCTATGGAAGCGACTTAATCATTGAACTGTAAAACATTCTCAGTGATGCCAGGTggagttcagaaaaaaatgaaactcaggTTTCCTTTCTTAAACACATCATCTTATATCTGATTGAACTTGACAGTTTATAAAACACTTGTACCAAGGAAACCTTCCAGTCAAGTTAGCTGCATAATTTCAGGCTTTGATGCATATTCTCTACTACAAATACATACAGACTGGTAACAGAGACCAAAAAACCATAGCCCACCTCAAAAACAAGATCAGCATTTTTACTGgacagaaatgcaaaacaaagagCAGGGACAAAGCCAGAAGGAGACAACTGTAGTCAGGAGTTTAGCCAAGGCCGAGTAAACAGACCAATGCTAGAAGGCAACAGAAATATTGTACTCAAACCAATGCAAGACGGCAACAGTAATACTTGCTCCTCAAGCAAGAGGCTGGAACGAGGCTCCCGAGCTGGTGAAAGGACATGGACAAAAACAGCTTCTAATTCAAACTCTGCAAGAACCTGTGAGCTGAAGCGGCAAGGATGTAAAGACACCATGTTTCAGCCAGGCGCTGGACCAAGCCTCCTGCTGGTTCATCAGTGGATCTGCAATGTCTTCAGCTATCAAAGTGCTTTCATGTGCCTCCACTAAAGTGACCCTCTCAACTGCATGTGTGTTATGCAGGGAAACTGGATGTATATTATgattcctgttttacaaatgagaaaactgaggctcagagaggttacctaGGATCATACAGCATTAAAGCAAATATCAGAATCAGGACTAAGAATCCTAGCCGTGTGATATGCCCAACCTACTGTGTATCTGAAAAACACCAGCTGAGATAGATAGGATAGTTGAAGTTAATAGAATTGCTAGCAGAAAACTTGTTCTTTGCTTCCAaattcaagtattttaaaattaaaactgaatagGTATTATAATTTGTGGCTCTTGCAATAATTTCCCATCTCAAACCAAAGGATGTCAGTATTTTCAATAAAGTTTCAACAGTAGGGGAAGTGGATAAACTTCCACCTTTTACAATTTAGTTGATTGGTTTCC
Protein-coding regions in this window:
- the LOC118894573 gene encoding 28S ribosomal protein S12, mitochondrial-like — translated: MSSWSSLLRGLSTPLNHGLAPASLPWVTHPTATLNQMHRRGPPKHPPAKVGPSAGRQQLKGVVLRTFICKPKKPNSANRKCNRVRLSTGREAVCFIPGEVHSLQEHHAVLVQGGCRQDLPGVKFTDVRSKYDCRHVQK